A region of the Flintibacter sp. KGMB00164 genome:
CCCACCAGCCTGGTGCCCCAGGAGGCGGCAGCAGTGGGCATGGACTATGCCACCCTGTGTGAGACCATTGTGGCCTCCTCCCTGAAGGCCCGCAAGGAAGGAGCATAACCGTATGGAGACCATCACTGTTGGCCAACTGCTGGAGGCGGTACACGGCACGCTGCTGGGCGGCTCCCAGGACATGGAATTGACCGTGAGCGGGGTGGATACCGACAGCCGGGACATCCATCCCGGCTCCCTGTTCATCCCCCTGGTGGGGGAGCGGTTTGACGGCCACGCCTATATCACCTCCGCCCTGGAGGCGGGGGCTGCAGGCTGTCTCACCGCCCGTGTGCGTACCGATTACCGGGAGGACAAGTTCTACATCCAGGTGGGCAACACCGAACGGGCCCTGCGGGACCTGGCCGCCTGGTATAAAGACCGCTTTCAGATCCCCTTTGTGGGCATCACCGGCAGCGTGGGCAAGACCACAGCCAAGGATATGATCGCGGCGGTGCTTTCCGTCAAGTACAAGGTGCTGAAGACGGAGGGCAACTTTAATAACAACATTGGCCTGCCCCTGACCCTGCTGCGTCTGGACCATACCCACCAGGTGGGCGTGCTGGAGATGGGCATGGATAAGCCGGGGGAGATCGACTACCTCAGCGATATCGTGCGACCCGAGGTGGGAGTCATCACCAACATTGGCGACGCCCACATCGAAAAGCTGGGCAGCCGGGAGAACATCTTCAAGGCCAAGTGCGAGCTGCTGCCCAACATCCGCAAGGAGGGCGGCCTGGTAGTGCTCAACGCCGACGATCCCATGCTTACCACCCTGCGGGGCAATACTCCGGTGCAGGCGGTGTTCTGCGGCAAGGCGGAAGATGCCGACTACCGGGCTCAGGTTACCGGCGGCGACGGAGTCAGCCACATCCACTGCCACATTACCACTCCTAAAATGGAGCGGGATGTCAAGATCCCTGCCCTGGGAGAGCACATGATCTATCCCACCCTCATCGCTGCGGCGGTGGGCGAGCACTTTGGTCTCACCCCCGACGAGATCGAGGACGGTATTGCCCGTTTTGTCCCTACCCGCATGCGGATGAACGTGATCCAGCGGGAGGGGGAGATCACCATTCTGGATGACTCCTACAACGCCAATCCCCAGTCCATGCGGGCGGCCATCAGCGTGCTGGCCGACACCCACAGCAGCTGGAAGGTGGCCATTCTGGGCGATATGTTTGAGCTTGGGCCCTATGCGCCCGCGCTCCACGCCGGAGTAGGGGACTACTTGGGCAAGCGGGGCATTGACTGCCTGGTAGCGGTAGGCAAGCTGTCTGAGCATATGGCTCAGGGGGCACGGGAGGCAGGGGTGCCTATGGTCTACTCCTGTGCAGACAAGGAGGCGGCCAAGGTCGTGCTGCCTCAGGTGGTGCGCCCGGACAGTACCATTCTGGTGAAGGCCTCCCGGGGCATGGCTCTGGAGGAGCTCACCGCTCAGCTGCTTACCCTTTGCTGAAGAGAGAATAAACCACGTAAGAGGACGTTATGATCGATATTTCCGTATCCAATCTGGTCAAAGAATTTGAGGTTGGAAATAAAATATTGAATGGCCTGACCTTCCAGGTGGACACGGGGGAGCGGGTTGGTCTGCTGGGGCCCAACGGCTGCGGCAAGACCACCCTGCTCCGCATCCTCACCGGGGTCATGGACTACGACGAGGGAGATGTGGTGCTGGCCCCTGGAAAGCGGCTGGGCCTCATCTCCCAGATCCCTGTTTACCCTGTGGGTTATACCGTGGAGGACGTACTGGCCACCGCCTTCGAGCCTCTGCACCGCATGGAGGGGGAGATGACCCAGTTGGCCACAGAGATGGCCCAGGGGAACACCGACCCGGCGGTGATGAGCCGGTACGATAAGCTCACTGCCGCCTTTGAGGCCGCTGGAGGCTACGACACCCAGACCAAGACCAACAAGGTGTGTAATGGCCTGTCCATTCCCCAGGCCATGCGGGAGCAGCTCTTCGACAAACTCTCCGGCGGAGAGAAGACCCGGGTGAACCTGGCCCGCCTCATTCTGGAGGACACCGACATCCTCCTGCTGGACGAGCCCACCAACCACCTGGATCTGCGGGCCACCGAGTGGCTGGAGGAGTATCTGGAGAAATTCAAGGGCACCGTGCTCACCGTCTCCCATGACCGCTACTTTTTGGACAAGGTGGTGGACCGGATCATTGAGATCCAGGAGGGCAAAGCGGAATTTTACTCCGGCAACTACAGCTTCTACGCCGTGGAGAAGGAGCGGCGTTACGAGGAAAAGCTCAAGCAGTATGAGAAGGAGCAGGCCAAGATCCAGCAGCTGGAGAAGGCCGCCGAGCAGCTGCGTACCTGGGCCTACTCGGGCATGGACAAGACCTTTAAGCGGGCCCAGTCCATGGAGAAGCGAATCGAGCGCATGCGGGTCACCGACCGCCCCAAAAAGGAGCGGAAGATGGAGGTGCGCTTTGGGGAGCGGGAGTTCCGGGGAGACGAGGTACTCACCATCAAGAACCTGAAAAAATCCTTCGGAGACCGTACCCTTTTTTCCGATGTAAGCTTGGAGGTAGCCGGGGGCGAGCGCATCGCCCTGCTGGGAGACAACGGTACCGGTAAGTCCACCCTCATTAAAATTTTGATGGGGGAGGAGGAGCCCGACAGCGGAAAGCTCCGCATGGGCCCCACCGTAAAGATCGGTTATCTGCCTCAGATCATCCACTTCAGCCATCCGGAGCGCAGCCTGGTGGACACCATGCTCTACGACCTGGACTGTACCGCTCAGACTGCCCGAAACCGGTTGGCCGCCTTTAAATTCCGGGGAGAGGACGTGTTCAAGCCTGTTTCCGCCCTGTCCGGCGGCGAGCAGAGCCGCCTGCGGCTGTGTATGCTCATGGACGCGAAGATCAATCTGCTCATCCTGGACGAGCCCACCAACCATCTGGATATTCAGAGCCGGGAATGGATTGAGGAGGCGGTGGAGGAGTACGAGGGCAACCTGCTCTTTGTCTCCCACGACCGCTACTTTATCGAACGCTTTGCCAGCCGCATCTGGCTGCTGGAGGACGGACGCATTACCGACTTCAAGGGCACCTACGAGGAATTCCAGGCCGCTCGGGCTAGGGGTCAGTTCAGCAAAGCAGCGCCTGCCGCACCGGTACAGGCAGCCAAGGCTCCGGCAGAAAAGAAGGAGAAGCCCAAGCGCCCCGGCGGTACCAAAATGCTGGAAAAAGAGGTGGCCGCCGCCGAGCGGGCTGTGGGCAAGGCGGAGGAGCAGATGTATGACCTCACCCAGCAGATGGAGGAGGCCGCCGCCGACTATTTGAAGCTCCAGGAGCTTTACGAACAAAAAGAAGCCCTGGAGGAGGAAATTTTAAAGCTCTATGGCCGTTGGGAGGAACTGTCCGCCCAATTGGAAGAGGCCCGGGGCGAAGGATAACCAGAGGGGAGGCCCACCTATGGCAGGATACCGTGGAAAGCAGCCGCGGCGATGGCTCAAGATACTGCTGGCCCTGGTACTGGCAGGAATCTTGTGTTTTGCGGGACTGTTTGGCGCGGTGATGTACGGGGCCTACGACCATGTGTCGGGGGA
Encoded here:
- the murF gene encoding UDP-N-acetylmuramoyl-tripeptide--D-alanyl-D-alanine ligase, which codes for METITVGQLLEAVHGTLLGGSQDMELTVSGVDTDSRDIHPGSLFIPLVGERFDGHAYITSALEAGAAGCLTARVRTDYREDKFYIQVGNTERALRDLAAWYKDRFQIPFVGITGSVGKTTAKDMIAAVLSVKYKVLKTEGNFNNNIGLPLTLLRLDHTHQVGVLEMGMDKPGEIDYLSDIVRPEVGVITNIGDAHIEKLGSRENIFKAKCELLPNIRKEGGLVVLNADDPMLTTLRGNTPVQAVFCGKAEDADYRAQVTGGDGVSHIHCHITTPKMERDVKIPALGEHMIYPTLIAAAVGEHFGLTPDEIEDGIARFVPTRMRMNVIQREGEITILDDSYNANPQSMRAAISVLADTHSSWKVAILGDMFELGPYAPALHAGVGDYLGKRGIDCLVAVGKLSEHMAQGAREAGVPMVYSCADKEAAKVVLPQVVRPDSTILVKASRGMALEELTAQLLTLC
- the abc-f gene encoding ribosomal protection-like ABC-F family protein — its product is MIDISVSNLVKEFEVGNKILNGLTFQVDTGERVGLLGPNGCGKTTLLRILTGVMDYDEGDVVLAPGKRLGLISQIPVYPVGYTVEDVLATAFEPLHRMEGEMTQLATEMAQGNTDPAVMSRYDKLTAAFEAAGGYDTQTKTNKVCNGLSIPQAMREQLFDKLSGGEKTRVNLARLILEDTDILLLDEPTNHLDLRATEWLEEYLEKFKGTVLTVSHDRYFLDKVVDRIIEIQEGKAEFYSGNYSFYAVEKERRYEEKLKQYEKEQAKIQQLEKAAEQLRTWAYSGMDKTFKRAQSMEKRIERMRVTDRPKKERKMEVRFGEREFRGDEVLTIKNLKKSFGDRTLFSDVSLEVAGGERIALLGDNGTGKSTLIKILMGEEEPDSGKLRMGPTVKIGYLPQIIHFSHPERSLVDTMLYDLDCTAQTARNRLAAFKFRGEDVFKPVSALSGGEQSRLRLCMLMDAKINLLILDEPTNHLDIQSREWIEEAVEEYEGNLLFVSHDRYFIERFASRIWLLEDGRITDFKGTYEEFQAARARGQFSKAAPAAPVQAAKAPAEKKEKPKRPGGTKMLEKEVAAAERAVGKAEEQMYDLTQQMEEAAADYLKLQELYEQKEALEEEILKLYGRWEELSAQLEEARGEG